In Pyrus communis chromosome 8, drPyrComm1.1, whole genome shotgun sequence, one genomic interval encodes:
- the LOC137742047 gene encoding scarecrow-like protein 21, which produces MRESYKHIIPNVPRRIGEQPVEEPESSFQNVEQQASSDEVVQGTQLSVQRFEQHCTLESSSGTSGYPGRSSPSSLNFSANGSPASHPDVHSYQSCGSPVNQSCISNETDDLGHKIRELENALLGNDSDAFDAYNIIDEVGANQIYSEAEHWEQMMVMIRGSDLKEVLCACAKALANNDMSTTEQLFSNLRQMVSVSGEPIQRLGAYILEGLIARLALSGSSICASLRCKEPASAELLSYMHILYEVCPYFKFGYMSANGAIAEAMKDESRVHIIDFQVAQGSQWITLIQALATRPGGPPQIRITGIDDSTSAYVRGGGLGVVGQRLSRLAESCKVPFEFHAAGIFGSEVQLEDLVIRPGEAIAVNFALMLHHIPDESVSSQNHRDRLLRLAKSLSPKVVTLVEQESNTNTVPFLPRFTETLSYFSAVFDSIDVALPREHRERINVEQHCLAREIVNIIACEGAERVERYEPLSKWRSRFIMAGFSPCPLSPLVNATIKTLLQSYSEKYTLEEMGGALYLGWMNQPLVVSCAWR; this is translated from the coding sequence ATGCGAGAATCTTACAAGCATATAATCCCAAATGTTCCACGCCGAATCGGAGAACAGCCTGTTGAAGAGCCGGAGTCTTCCTTCCAGAATGTTGAACAACAAGCATCCTCTGATGAGGTTGTCCAAGGAACACAGCTTTCAGTTCAAAGATTTGAACAACACTGTACCCTTGAATCATCCTCGGGAACCAGTGGTTACCCTGGTCGCAGTTCTCCATCAAGTTTGAATTTCTCAGCAAATGGAAGTCCAGCATCACATCCAGATGTGCATTCCTACCAGTCTTGTGGCTCTCCTGTCAACCAGTCGTGTATATCAAATGAAACGGATGACCTGGGTCACAAAATTAGGGAACTGGAAAATGCTTTGCTGGGAAATGATTCAGATGCCTTTGACGCGTACAACATCATAGATGAGGTTGGGgctaatcaaatttattcagAAGCAGAGCACTGGGAACAAATGATGGTGATGATCCGCGGAAGTGACTTAAAGGAGGTGCTTTGCGCATGTGCAAAAGCGTTGGCAAACAATGATATGTCAACAACTGAACAGTTGTTCTCAAACCTACGTCAGATGGTGTCAGTTTCAGGTGAGCCAATCCAACGTTTAGGAGCTTACATTTTGGAAGGTCTTATTGCAAGGCTGGCCTTGTCGGGGAGTTCTATCTGTGCATCCCTAAGATGCAAGGAGCCTGCCAGTGCTGAACTCCTCTCGTACATGCACATACTTTATGAAGTCTGCCCATACTTCAAGTTCGGATATATGTCAGCAAATGGGGCGATTGCAGAAGCTATGAAGGATGAAAGTAGAGTTCATATAATTGATTTTCAGGTAGCTCAAGGCAGCCAGTGGATTACATTAATCCAGGCTTTAGCTACTCGGCCAGGAGGACCCCCACAGATTAGGATCACAGGCATAGATGATTCCACATCAGCTTATGTTCGGGGAGGGGGCCTTGGTGTTGTGGGACAGAGGTTGTCAAGGCTTGCGGAGTCATGTAAGGTACCGTTTGAGTTCCATGCTGCTGGAATTTTTGGTTCTGAGGTTCAACTTGAGGACCTTGTGATTCGACCTGGCGAGGCTATTGCAGTGAATTTTGCCTTAATGCTGCACCACATACCAGATGAGAGTGTGAGTAGTCAGAATCACAGGGACCGGCTGTTGAGGCTTGCCAAGAGTTTGTCACCCAAGGTAGTGACTCTTGTTGAACAAGAATCAAACACCAACACAGTCCCTTTCCTTCCTCGTTTCACTGAGACGCTGAGCTATTTTAGCGCTGTCTTTGATTCAATTGATGTTGCTCTGCCAAGGGAGCATAGGGAGCGGATCAATGTCGAGCAGCACTGTCTGGCACGAGAAATTGTTAACATTATAGCATGTGAAGGGGCGGAAAGAGTAGAACGTTATGAGCCTCTCAGTAAGTGGAGGTCACGATTCATTATGGCTGGTTTTTCGCCTTGTCCACTGAGCCCCTTGGTAAACGCAACTATCAAGACTTTACTGCAGAGTTATTCTGAGAAGTACACGCTTGAAGAGATGGGTGGAGCTTTATATCTCGGCTGGATGAATCAACCACTGGTTGTCTCTTGTGCGTGGAGgtaa